The nucleotide window TCtgggtttatttttcagactagCAGAAGCTCCTTCAGAACCAAGGAGCTTAGTGTGTAAAACCGACAGAACCCCCTTTAAACATTCTTAATAACTACAATAATGAAAACACGTTAATGAGCGTAGTAATACTGTAGGTAATTAACAACCTAACCTTAACTGGTCAATGGCCAATAACACAATACCTCTCAGATTTCCCCCGAAATAGTGTGGGGCTTTCCGATCGGTTAAAGGCCAATAACTAATGCTGCAAGCAAGCAAATGCACTTGAATCACACGGCTTTTATGTCTACAAATGCAGTGTAGGTCAACACATAACACAGCCTTCACTTATTGAAAATGCCTCTGAGGCAGAATCAGGCACTGGATAATGTGACTGCGGCTGGTTTATTTTCAAGGGCTACCTGAGTGTAGCTGATTAGGTGGCCTCTTGAAATGTACCTTGACTTTTTCATACACATGTAAACATTGAATGATATTGCACTGAAGCAGCGTActgacatgttgaatgtgtAAGTACACATAACGTTATACTTATAAAGTGCTTGGATGTAACAAAATATTTGAGCAGGAAAAACTTTCACCATTTCTTCGTCAAATTTTAGaaggtttttgaaaaaaacgtcCACATGTGGGAGGCGCCATAGTAAAATGAAACCATGGATTTGTGTGTACGCCACAAACAGGGTCACTCAAATGAGGAACCTGAAGcaaaatgcaaatacaaaaaggCAAAGGCTCGGCGTTGCTGTGATTTGGTTTCAGTATTTACATCcagaaaatgtcaaacaatCCTCCCATGCTTCCATCCCATGCTCTCTCGCctgcaaaagagagaaaaacacacactcaaaagtaATAGTTAAAGCTTATTGGTTTAACAACTGTGTTCTATTTGAAATCATTTCAGTAGGCAGTTGTACAGTAAATAATCAGGCTGCTTTAGTGGTGAATAGAATAAAGAGGCATTGTCTGGTGAGACGATTCATCGTGCACTCCAACAGGCACCAGAGGTAGGGAACCAAAACGGGATGTCACACAGCTGCCTGCCTGTCTCACTTCATCCATTTGCACATCTATTGatcctcccatccctcctccaCGCTCACACGCTGACCTTGTCGTTGCTGGTGGAGTTTGTTGGGTGCGTTTCTCCCGAACCCGACGAGCCGGAGTCTATTAGTTCCCCTTTGAAAGAAAACCAACGCTAGATCAGTTATGCGTCCTTcacacggtaaaaaaaaaacatccggcCCGTTGAGGCTGTTGCATACCTGCGTTTGTGTTGCTGGTGTTGCACTTGGCGAGCTGTGCAGGCGGGACACAGCTCTGCTTTGGAGAGCAGCGAGGAGCGGCGGGGAGCGAGCTGTCGTTTTTAACACATTCACTTCCAGAAGCCGGCTGCCGGGCAACAGGAGCAGCGAACGGACCGCCTGCCTGATCCCGAGGGCTCGCGTCTTCCTCGCCGGCACTTTCCGGAAGCTGCTGTGGCCTCGGAACCGCGTGCTGTTTTTCAGGTGAGGGCGCTTTGAAGGACTCGACACTTCTTGATTCAGGGTCCTGAGAGCCTGTGGTTTGCTTTTTGTGGCCCCCCTGGATGAGACCCTCGGAGAAGCGTACTTTCCTCTCCGAACGCAGCGGGGACGAGGCCTCGGCCGTCCCCTCAGCGCCGGCTACGGATTCAATCACTTCCCCGGGTGCACTCACTGAAATTGGGCTGTTCGACGGCTTCAATTTCGCCTCCTCATCTTTCTGAGCGTCTACTTCGCCATCTGTGAGAGCGCCGAGTACCTCCGAGAACTCTTCTAATGTCGTGTCAGTAGACTAGAAGATGAGATTTGGTTTTAGTAACATTTATGAGGCGGAACCGTTTTGCACTCAAACTGGGTTCATATCTCACCTGTCGGTTCTCTTCATCCTCATTTTCATGCCatctatgaataaataaagggaCTTCTATCAAAAGCTAGTCTGTAGCAATTGTGTGTTGTAaatctgttattattttttaatacaatgCTCAGTAAACCTCATAGAACATAGAATTAGTTGGATCTCTTTGGAAATGGGCTTATTTGCTTCGTTGATGAGATCGATAACTCACAGCACGATAAACAAGAAGCCGCATCCAACAGCCAATTAGCTTAACGCATCGTCAAAACAGGAAATGGGACAACAGATAAATTGTCTCTGTCCTGAGTTAGAAAAATAATAACTAAAGAAAGGAGATAGGTTTTAATTAATGAGCTTTACAGTTATCTTTGGACACAGCCGGGCTGTCTGTTCGCCTCTATCTCTAGTCTCTATGCTGAGCCGGGTAACAGCGCACACCTGGATGCTGTGTtgccctgacccctgacccctcccGTCTCCAACACTGAGACGCGTGGAGAAGAAATCATGGCACATTACACTTTCACACTAAACGGCTATAATGCCTCAATGGCTCGTGGCTCTTTGAGATTATGCCGTGCTTTTGtaacagcgcacacacacacacacacacacgctgaaagCCTCCCACCCCCCGGCACAGCAGCCCGTCTCCCAactcaggagaaaaaaaaacaatttgtgcAGCAAGACAGCAAGACGCAAATGAAGACTTCGGGGGTTATTTAGTCAGCTGTCCCAACTTCTAAATGGAGCCTTGTGACACACTGGGGTCTTTGCCTTCCCACGGTCGGGTCACGTTAGTTTGCTCCACGCTCAACTCTTGGTTGAGGATGTGGTAACAACGGGAGGTTGGATGTCGATGCACTGACCTCCTGGCTCTCCCGGTCAGACGATCTATGCCTTTCGCTTTGCTGCTCATCACCAGCACGTCTCTGACTCCCTTGTCTCTGCCTCGCTTCTCGTGACCTGGagtaatgattaaatgacattTTACGTAAAGAGATCATCCTCATTTCTGCAGAGGCAACAGTACAGTTTCGAGCGAGTGCTTCGAAGTCTAATAGGAAACCATTCATATTTTCAAGTGCTTCCCCCCAAAATAATCTGCCTATTTCTGACGAGCTAATATCCCACCAGTTCACCCTGTTTAATGAACCCAATGAATAATATTTTCCACACCAACAAAGCTATCAAATGATAGCTGCAACATGCTCTTTTCACTCGGAAATACGTGCTCACAAAACGTTCTTAGGCTGCATGTTCattttataaattaaaaaaatattgaatagTGGGATTTTGCACCTGCTCGGGATTGTCCTCGTCTAGAACTCCGTCCACCTGAAAtaagtaaagaaataaaaaaatccacagTAAGGAAAATAGAATGGAATATATCAGCATCCGTTTGTGCTATTCTACTTCTCCCGGAGCTGTGTGAAGGTCTCACCTCTGCCGAGCGCGGCCCGGTCTCTGTCAGGGAGGGACTTGTCCAACGACCTAAAAGCAGAGGTTCAGTTAAGACAGACGCTGAAAGCAAAGCAGTCGGGTGTCCTGCTGATGTCTCACAGTCGCTTTTTGCTCAGGGGACTAACGGCCTATCAGCACCCCATCAACGGGCTCCTCTGATGTTCAAGTATCATTACTGTACACCTCTTATGTAAATCTGCGGTTTTGCAGGCTCAGTGAGCGGTTTCGCTGCGTGAGTCACACTCTTGCATTTCACATCCAGTGGAGCCGTTTGCATCGTTGAGTCAAAAACACACTTCCTCTTCTAATCTTACTCGAGGGCCTTGTTTAAAGCTGACCAAATAAGGCGAGGTATTCAATCCCTAATGCCAAGTTAAAAATAGCCCCCCTCGCTGGTCTCTTTACATTTTGATGCCTCCTTAAacagcacattcatccactgTGCGACTCTTTGTCCCACTGCCCGGTTTGTTTATAATCGGACAAACACTGAAGGGTCTGTAAATGGTCTGTATGCCACTCCTCCACCAGGCTGTGTGTTTCCACGGACCTGCGATCAAACCGGAGCTTCAGTTTACGGCGTGAGGATGTAAAACAAGATATGATTTCCCACGGTTACATTGCAGTTCAAAGGTTAGGATTCCACGTGATGATTTAGCATTATCTCGTGACCTCATGAGATCCATTCCTCATCTAATGGATCCTTCCACTGAATAATCTAAATAGAAAGACACAGGGAGTAGATTTTCTCCTCCTAACCAATCATTTTCAGAATCGACAGGTGACGTGTTGCCATGACAATGTGGTTTGTGCTGGTGTGAGTGGAGCTCATGGTGAACTAAGCTAGCTGGCTAGCGTCTGGCATACAGACATTAGAGGGGCAACCTCTGCATTCGGTGTCAGCATgaacacacataatatataAGTTGCACCATTACTTTAAAAAACTGAGGTTGGATTATTATTGAATAATATGATTAAATTACATGATGTAAGCGACAAAAGGAAGATGCATCTTCATTCATGCCAAAGTGTATAACTAAGGGGATTGAAGGCTGGATCTTTCATACAGTAACTAGAAAAATAACATTCTAATCTGTGCCCAGTCTACATTTCCTGGAATTTAATtgtcaaatataaaaatagaGGGAGCCAATGAATTATCCCCTGGATGGGACATCTGTCAGAGATCGCAGACAGAGGTGCCTGGCGGCTAAGGAGTCGTACATGTTCTCGGTTTTGTCCATGTCCCACGCCCGTTTCCACTGGCCCTTGGCGTTTTTGTGGCGCGCCACTCTCTCCCTGTCGATCTGCTCGCGCTCCTTCTTCCACCGCACGtactccacctgctcctccttcgACGTGGGGATGTTGAGGTCTGTGCTCGCCTGCAGCCTCTCGGGCTCCTTAGCGGATACAAAACAGTTGCATTGGGAATGTGTGATACATGTCAGCTCACACCCTCACGTCCAGCACCGCTGCTCATGAAACAGCTTCTCATCtctaaacaaacaagcaaaaagcaaaagggaaaTACACAGAACAGTGGGGTTCAGAGGAAAAGGGAGGTTTGACTTTGCTGTGGTTGCCAAGCTCTGCTTGACTGTAAACACTGACGATGAGTGTCTCAGTTCTCTGAGACAATGTTCTAGTAAAATGGTGTCCAGAACATCTGATTAAAGTCCCTTCCTCCATTCCCCTCTTAACCCGTTTACTGATCGCTGCCATGAGAGCAGAAAGGATTGCTGGCTAATACTAAGAGAGAGATGTGATGCAGGCGCCTTAACACATCAAAGGGGCCGGAGGCCGTGTGCTTATTACGAAGCTCTGCAGCGAACCAGGACTACAAACACGGCTGTGCTCCAAACCACGTAAAACACCCTGAGAGGGAAAGTCCTTGTGAGCATCTGTTCTTAATACTGCAGGACGGATGTGATTTTGCTGTCTGgagtaaaaataaacaacaacaaaaatgagtcaaatgaaaaacaatctaTATTTTatgtcagagagagaaaacagcacaCGCTGGGTgatgttttcccctcaggtgtGAACCAATCACAGCCGAGTAAACATGTTGCCTTCATTTGTAAAGCTATTGGAGTACACGGCATCTGTGGCTcttcgccccccctccctctcttctgtcCCCAGGAGAACATCAGTCGCCACCAGGGACGCCGCTTCCAGCATGTTGCAACAGGCCGTCTCCTGCTGACACTCCAGAGGCCCCCGCTAATTAGCACTTttcaattgccccccccccctgtggccGGGGAGGTTGTCAGGGGGCCGAGGCAGCTAGGGAGCATGACTTGGTCTCAGAATTGTGAATGCGACCTTAGATGGATTCCTACGCGGTTACTAAGAGCGATGATATTCTCGGTAGTTTTTCTGTCTGTGCCCGTTTAGGCCTGAAAACGtgtttttaaacaaagcaaacagCCGTGTGACCTTAACGCGACACCTGAAAAGAACTCGGCTGCATTCACCCgagctagagagagagagagagagagagagagaggcagaggggcaTGAAAAGCATCGCTTCCCGTGTGGCGTATTTGTCGAGCctttgaagccccccccctcccccttcctccatccctcccttttTAGCCTTTTTGTCGCATGCACGATCTGCGAGACGGCTCTGAGACAATCCAGTGACGTTAACGCGCGAGACAGCGAGAGGCAGAAGGGGACGAGCGCgtagtgcccgtctgctgcaTGCGAGCATTTGTGGTGAGAAGCGAATATTTGCACCTCCCTGTGTTTTGTGTGCTCACGTGGCGGCGCCGTCAtgtggaaacttgtgtttttctACGTTTCTTTTTCACCTTACGGAACCTTTGGAGAGGGTGAGACAATGTGCACGTCAATGAGGCATTGTGGTACCTGGCTCTGCTCTGAAAGCCTGTGATGGTCCTCGGTGTGCTGCTGCCCGCGTAGAAGCCCGTCCTGCCACGGAGGAAAGACaagagacagaaaaggagaatcaacaaaacaacaataaaaggtCACTCGGCAGCTGATTAAACATGGCTGTAGAAGAACATGAAGGAAGAGCACAGGTTGAGGATGTAAGGGCCAACACTGCCCCCAGCTGGACTAATGGAGCGACACATGTGGGTCAGTTTTACATGTCAGCGATGCACTGAAGTCACCAGGCGGAGTTAGAATTTCGTCTGattggaaaattaaaaaaaactcactgcAGATAGAACATTGTACGCGTGTTGCTTTGAGAGCACTTCTGCAGAGATGTTCTCGCAGTGGATGACTCATGTGGCCATTAACAGCAACACAAAGtgttgaggtggggggggacaaTGATAAATGCTGGACACACTGGTCTACTGCACCTGCAGACAACGATGCCCACATGCACTCTCCTACCCACATGCagccttttcctctcctcccctggcACCTCGCCAGGCGCGTCCCTTTCCAGCATAATGAGCCTTTTCACAGCGAGACGGCAGTTGAATGTTGATTAGATCAGATCAGTCTTTTCAGGACGGTGGGAATGTGGAAACAGTCGCGCCGGAGGAGAACAGACCACTCGAGGTTTCCACGGAGGGAAAACGGAGGCTTCGAAAAACAGACGGCGGGCTGCCAGGAGTTTcttccccctcccaccccactcAACTCCTCCCTGTACGTTTCCTTTCTCATGAGTGTGAGCTGACAGTTTTGTCTTGAGGTTACTTCCAGGCTTTATAACCTGCTTGGGACACGGCCCAACAACTACACCCAGCTTACCGTCATTATTTATTTCCCCACATAGAAGATATTTCAGCAGCAGAGATCTTGTCCAAACACTTTCGGGACATTTTCTCCACCCATCCCAACACATTTCCACAGCTCTCGTTATGTAGATGCCACATTATGTAAACAAGGACCACGTGGAGACCAGTTCTCTGGGATTCACAGATGACTGGAGCGCTGCACCACTCGTCAAGTGCTGATTCAGTCTACGTGATGAAGTGAAGGGGGACGCACCCCAGAGGCAAAGAGAGCAGAACCACAGTAACTCAGGTGTTTATCTACATATGTagaaacatccccccccccccaaacgacCAGACTACGTCTGTGTTTACAGTGGTGAGGATCA belongs to Gasterosteus aculeatus chromosome 15, fGasAcu3.hap1.1, whole genome shotgun sequence and includes:
- the ccdc9b gene encoding coiled-coil domain-containing protein 9B isoform X2; amino-acid sequence: MERPTPTDMMPKKDHERDVELDKKIEALRRKNEALMRRHKEVEEDRKRAEEEGMALLNRKGKAEDLTITISKSTNDSRVVVTKPLSGDSPAARGQQEAGPDRGGEGPPRAAARGHRKQLTVTMAGKKGKRVVSERSHTGPGPSDTESPAEDGQVWRVEPPPMTTRHAAEQDGLLRGQQHTEDHHRLSEQSQEPERLQASTDLNIPTSKEEQVEYVRWKKEREQIDRERVARHKNAKGQWKRAWDMDKTENMSLDKSLPDRDRAALGRGGRSSRRGQSRAGHEKRGRDKGVRDVLVMSSKAKGIDRLTGRARRWHENEDEENRQSTDTTLEEFSEVLGALTDGEVDAQKDEEAKLKPSNSPISVSAPGEVIESVAGAEGTAEASSPLRSERKVRFSEGLIQGGHKKQTTGSQDPESRSVESFKAPSPEKQHAVPRPQQLPESAGEEDASPRDQAGGPFAAPVARQPASGSECVKNDSSLPAAPRCSPKQSCVPPAQLAKCNTSNTNAGELIDSGSSGSGETHPTNSTSNDKAREHGMEAWEDCLTFSGCKY
- the ccdc9b gene encoding coiled-coil domain-containing protein 9B isoform X3; translated protein: MMPKKDHERDVELDKKIEALRRKNEALMRRHKEVEEDRKRAEEEGMALLNRKGKAEDLTITISKSTNDSRVVVTKPLSGDSPAARGQQEAGPDRGGEGPPRAAARGHRKQLTVTMAGKKGKRVVSERSHTGPGPSDTESPAEDGQVWRVEPPPMTTRHAAEQDGLLRGQQHTEDHHRLSEQSQEPERLQASTDLNIPTSKEEQVEYVRWKKEREQIDRERVARHKNAKGQWKRAWDMDKTENMSLDKSLPDRDRAALGRGGRSSRRGQSRAGHEKRGRDKGVRDVLVMSSKAKGIDRLTGRARRWHENEDEENRQSTDTTLEEFSEVLGALTDGEVDAQKDEEAKLKPSNSPISVSAPGEVIESVAGAEGTAEASSPLRSERKVRFSEGLIQGGHKKQTTGSQDPESRSVESFKAPSPEKQHAVPRPQQLPESAGEEDASPRDQAGGPFAAPVARQPASGSECVKNDSSLPAAPRCSPKQSCVPPAQLAKCNTSNTNAGELIDSGSSGSGETHPTNSTSNDKAREHGMEAWEDCLTFSGCKY
- the ccdc9b gene encoding coiled-coil domain-containing protein 9B isoform X4 — protein: MALAHLLPVSVKKTPTDMMPKKDHERDVELDKKIEALRRKNEALMRRHKEVEEDRKRAEEEGMALLNRKGKAEDLTITISKSTNDSRVVVTKPLSGDSPAARGQQEAGPDRGGEGPPRAAARGHRKQLTVTMAGKKGKRVVSERSHTGPGPSDTESPAEDGQVWRVEPPPMTTRHAAEQEPERLQASTDLNIPTSKEEQVEYVRWKKEREQIDRERVARHKNAKGQWKRAWDMDKTENMSLDKSLPDRDRAALGRGGRSSRRGQSRAGHEKRGRDKGVRDVLVMSSKAKGIDRLTGRARRWHENEDEENRQSTDTTLEEFSEVLGALTDGEVDAQKDEEAKLKPSNSPISVSAPGEVIESVAGAEGTAEASSPLRSERKVRFSEGLIQGGHKKQTTGSQDPESRSVESFKAPSPEKQHAVPRPQQLPESAGEEDASPRDQAGGPFAAPVARQPASGSECVKNDSSLPAAPRCSPKQSCVPPAQLAKCNTSNTNAGELIDSGSSGSGETHPTNSTSNDKAREHGMEAWEDCLTFSGCKY
- the ccdc9b gene encoding coiled-coil domain-containing protein 9B isoform X1, producing the protein MALAHLLPVSVKKTPTDMMPKKDHERDVELDKKIEALRRKNEALMRRHKEVEEDRKRAEEEGMALLNRKGKAEDLTITISKSTNDSRVVVTKPLSGDSPAARGQQEAGPDRGGEGPPRAAARGHRKQLTVTMAGKKGKRVVSERSHTGPGPSDTESPAEDGQVWRVEPPPMTTRHAAEQDGLLRGQQHTEDHHRLSEQSQEPERLQASTDLNIPTSKEEQVEYVRWKKEREQIDRERVARHKNAKGQWKRAWDMDKTENMSLDKSLPDRDRAALGRGGRSSRRGQSRAGHEKRGRDKGVRDVLVMSSKAKGIDRLTGRARRWHENEDEENRQSTDTTLEEFSEVLGALTDGEVDAQKDEEAKLKPSNSPISVSAPGEVIESVAGAEGTAEASSPLRSERKVRFSEGLIQGGHKKQTTGSQDPESRSVESFKAPSPEKQHAVPRPQQLPESAGEEDASPRDQAGGPFAAPVARQPASGSECVKNDSSLPAAPRCSPKQSCVPPAQLAKCNTSNTNAGELIDSGSSGSGETHPTNSTSNDKAREHGMEAWEDCLTFSGCKY